AGCGGCGGCCCTTGCCGAGGCCCAAGACCTCTTCGGCGACATCCTCGAGGTGAAGCTCAAGGGCATCTCGCACATCTCGTTCCACCCCATGGCCCTCTACACCCGCCTGCGCGGCCTGAACGAGGCGATGATGGACATGGCGACCGAGCCGCAGCTCGTGCACGACGCCATGGCCTTCTTCGAGGAGGGCTATCGCCGCACCGTGCAGCAATACGAGTGGCTGAACCTCCTGAGCCTGAACAACGACTCCACCTACCACTCGTCGGGCGGCAACGGCTACACGGACGAGTTGCCCGCGCCCGGCTTCGACCCCGCCCGTGTGCGACCGTGCGACATGTGGGCATCGGCCGAGGCGCAGGAGCTCGCCCTCGTCAGCCCCGAGATGCACGAGGAGTTCGCCCTTCAGTACGAGCGGCGGCTGCTCACGCCCTTCGGACTCAACGGCTACGGCTGCTGCGAGGACCTGACGCGGAAGCTGGACTACGTGCTCGCCATTCCCCGCATCCGTCGCATCTCGATCAGCCCGTTCGCCGACGTGGACCGCTGTGCCGAGCGGCTCGGGGCGAAGGCCATCTTCTCGTGGAAGCCGCACCCCTCGCACCTCGTGGGCGGGTTCGACGAGGGGCGCCTCCGTTCCTACATTCGCCACGCCTGCGAGGCCACGCGCGGCTGCGTGGTGGAGATGATCCTCAAGGACACCCACACCTGCGAGAACCACCCCGAGCGCTTCACGCGCTGGACCGAGATCGCGCGCGAGGTGGCGGAGGAGTCCCGAACATGAGGCGTAGCCCCGGGGGATGCTCCGTGGGTCACTGCTGACTGCTCGCGTCGGACAGATTTGACGCCTGGTATGCAGCATGTATAATGAGGCCGGGTGACTTTCGCGGGTGCCGCGAGGAACTGCCCAAGCGCTTGGTGCGGAATGCTGCCAAGATCGATCAGCGTCATCGACGACACGTCCGCTGTGGCAGGGCTTGGCTTGTCGTTCCGAAGGGGCCGTCCTGGACCCGAGGACGAACTCGTCAACTGGTTCCTGCAGGAGCGACCTTTCACGATTCGACGCGGATACAAGGTCAGTGTGCTCTGCCAGCCGCAGCTTGAGACAGGGTTTCCCGATATCGTCCTCGTTGTCTGGCATCCTCCGACTGCGGAGAGATGGGACTCCCGGCGAGCGGTCCTGACACGGTACGACATCCGGCTTCTTCACTACCTGCATTATGCCGGCCCTGCAACTACCCAGGAGTTGCGTACGATATTTGGGTCCAAGCTGCACGCAGGCCTTGACCGCCTCACGTCCGCGAGAACGATCCAAAAGCGTCGCGAGACCTGGGTAGCAAGGTCGCTATCGGCTTCGTTCGCGGTTCGGCGCATAATAGCTATTGAAGCGAAGATCAGCAATTGGAGCGTCGCGCTCGATCAGGCATTGCTCAACACGTGGTTTGCCTCCGATTCGTACGTTCTTCTTCCCCGTATTCCAAGAGGGGCAAGTCTGCTCGATGAGGCCGCGGGCCTAGGGATTCGAGTACTGACCAAGGCGGAACCCGATCCGATGGCCAAGCTTAGCGCTAGGGCGGACCTCCCTCGTTCCTACGCGTCGTGGCTTTTCAACGAGTGGGTGTGGCGCGAGCACACAGGCACGAGGGCCTTGCGATGAGCGGCACCGGTGCGATTGATGTCGCATGGATCAGGCAGCAGTTCCCGGCGCTTTCAGACGTGCGCCTTCTCGGTCAGGGGGGCCAGAAACTCGTGTTCAGTGGAACCCATTCCGTGTATGGTGAAACCGTCCTCAAGTTGATCAGTCCGAGGCAGGATGCCGAGGTCACTGTCCGCGAGATCCTGGCTGTTACACGGGTTGGTTCCCCCCGTGTACCACAGATCCTTGAGCATGGCAAGCTGGCCACCCCGATTGGCGGGTATGTCTGGCTGATCGAGCGTAGAATCGGCGGGCACACCGTGCGGGACATGCTCAGGTTGGGGCCGCTCATTCCGCGCCGCGTGCTACGCCTGGGCCTTCATGTTCTGGAAGCGCTGGTTGCTGCCGAACGGGTGAACATCGTGCACCGAGATGTCAAACCCGACAATATCATCTGCGATCCCGCAGGCGACTACTGGCTGATTGATTTCGGGATCGCGCGTCACCTTGACCTTCAGTCCTTGACGGCAACGGCTGCGCCCTTCGGCAAGGTGACATGGGGCTACTCGCCCCCCGAACAGTGCAGGAACATGAAGCCAGACATCGACTCGCGAGCCGACCTCTTTGCACTGGGCGTCACACTGTTCGAGTGTGCCACAGGGTCGAACCCGTTCAGGACAGGAGCAGCCGACCTCTTGGAGGTACTTCGACGCGTCGAGACGATGCCACTCCCACGCTTGGCGCTGGGCTTGCGCGCCGCGGGCAG
The nucleotide sequence above comes from Planctomycetota bacterium. Encoded proteins:
- a CDS encoding serine/threonine-protein kinase; amino-acid sequence: MSGTGAIDVAWIRQQFPALSDVRLLGQGGQKLVFSGTHSVYGETVLKLISPRQDAEVTVREILAVTRVGSPRVPQILEHGKLATPIGGYVWLIERRIGGHTVRDMLRLGPLIPRRVLRLGLHVLEALVAAERVNIVHRDVKPDNIICDPAGDYWLIDFGIARHLDLQSLTATAAPFGKVTWGYSPPEQCRNMKPDIDSRADLFALGVTLFECATGSNPFRTGAADLLEVLRRVETMPLPRLALGLRAAGSFADLVLTLTQKRRDHRPGSAAEALEWLTEIHNAELQE